GTGGGTCGCCATCACAATGGTCGTGCCTCGAAAATTAATTTCGTCCAGCAACTGCATGATCTCCCACGATGTTTCCGGGTCCAGATTTCCCGTAGGTTCATCGGCAATGATCACGGAAGGATTGTTTACGATGGCCCGTGCAATCGCTACACGCTGTTGCTCCCCACCGGAAAGCTGGGCAGGCTCACGATTCATTTTTGTTTTCAAGCCAACCAGTTCAAGCACTTCGGGTACCCGTTTGCGAATCAGCTTCTTGGGAGCTTCAATAACTTCCATAGCAAAAGCCACATTCTCATAAGCCGTCAAACGCGGCAAAAGCCGGAAATCCTGAAAAATGACTCCGATGTTACGACGAACGTAGGGAATTTTACGCTGCTTGAGCTTCCCGATATTAAAACCATTGACTGAAATTTGCCCCTTGGTAGGTACTTCTTCTCTATAAATAAGCTTCATAAAAGTCGATTTCCCCGCTCCAGACGGGCCGACTACGTATACAAATTCATTGCGGTCAATTCTGACCGATACTCCTTGAAGTGCGTGGGTTCCGTTAGTATAGGTCTTCCACACATCCTGCATTTCAATCACTCGATCACTTCCCGTTGCTTAATCATATTACGCATAACCTAATATCCATTCGACATATTCCATGCATTTCCTTTAAAAACTTCTCTATTTCATCATACCGTTTATCATTGTAACAAATTTGTTACCTAAATAGTACCGAAAGTTTTCTGCTTTTGGCACATATATATGAATATTATGGCACACGAGTACGCTATCAAGCTTATCAGACAGGAGACATCTGCATTATGAAAAAAATTCATTTATCTGTCATTTGGATATGGTCTGGTGTTCTGGCGCTAGCCATGTTGTGGGGAGGACTTCATCTGTACGCCGACAGACAAACACTGCCGGAGGGAGTGAGGGTCGGAGGAATTAACGTAGGAAGCATGGATCACACAGCCGCTCTTCGGCTGGTGGATAAAAAATTGGATGCATTGAAGCAACGTCCACTACTTCTGACGGACAGTGACAGCAGTGCACAGGATATAAAAATTACACTCGGGGAAGCAGGAATTCATTATAAAGCGGAGGCATTTCGGAATGCCGTGACGGCACTCAGCTCGGAGCATCTATGGACTCGTGTGCAGACACGTTTTAGCTTCGAGAAGGAATGGTCTATCACATCTTTCCGACAGGAGGAGATATTAAGGGCCCAATTCGGAGCCGATTGGGAGGAGCAACGATATGGCATGCCTATCAATGCTGTGCGACAGATTGACGGGAATGATCAGGTTCGTTATATTCCGGGGCGCTCTGCCCGACGCCTAGATTGGCCCAGATTGGACGCCGCACTAGATAAGGCGCTGCCCAAGGATTTTACCGCTTCGGAAGAGCCCGTACGAGTGGAATTACCTTTCCGTCAGCTGGAGCCGAAAATTTCAGTAGACAGTCTGCGTAACGAAGGGATTGAGCGCAAAATCGTCCAGTTCTCCACCAGTCTAGGCAGCAGCTCGGAAGGACGCGTGTACAACGTTAACTCAGCGGCAAGCACCGTTGATGGTTTAATTCTCAAGCCTGGCGACATATTCGACTACGGCCAATTGATTGCCAAGGCTGAGCGCACTCATGGCTTTCGTGAAGCTCCAGTGATCGTGAACGGTCAGTTGGAGTCCGGTATAGGCGGCGGGATTTGTCAGGTATCCAGCACGGTGTATAATGCAGCGCTGCGAGTCGGTTTGGACATTGTTGAGCGCCGCAACCATTCCTTGCCGGTCAGCTATCTGCCCAAAGGTCAGGATGCGACTTTCGCTACGGGGTCCATTAATTTCCGTTTTAAAAACAATACAGGCAAGCATTTGTTACTTCGTGCGGCTGTCCAAAACCGAACACTTACTGTTAAATTTTTTGGTACATTTCCGTCCAATATTTCGTATGAACTGGAATCCCATACGG
The Paenibacillus peoriae DNA segment above includes these coding regions:
- the ftsE gene encoding cell division ATP-binding protein FtsE, with product MIEMQDVWKTYTNGTHALQGVSVRIDRNEFVYVVGPSGAGKSTFMKLIYREEVPTKGQISVNGFNIGKLKQRKIPYVRRNIGVIFQDFRLLPRLTAYENVAFAMEVIEAPKKLIRKRVPEVLELVGLKTKMNREPAQLSGGEQQRVAIARAIVNNPSVIIADEPTGNLDPETSWEIMQLLDEINFRGTTIVMATHNKDIVNSMRKRVIAIENGNIVRDQVRGEYGYDF
- a CDS encoding VanW family protein, which gives rise to MKKIHLSVIWIWSGVLALAMLWGGLHLYADRQTLPEGVRVGGINVGSMDHTAALRLVDKKLDALKQRPLLLTDSDSSAQDIKITLGEAGIHYKAEAFRNAVTALSSEHLWTRVQTRFSFEKEWSITSFRQEEILRAQFGADWEEQRYGMPINAVRQIDGNDQVRYIPGRSARRLDWPRLDAALDKALPKDFTASEEPVRVELPFRQLEPKISVDSLRNEGIERKIVQFSTSLGSSSEGRVYNVNSAASTVDGLILKPGDIFDYGQLIAKAERTHGFREAPVIVNGQLESGIGGGICQVSSTVYNAALRVGLDIVERRNHSLPVSYLPKGQDATFATGSINFRFKNNTGKHLLLRAAVQNRTLTVKFFGTFPSNISYELESHTVRVLPIPEKRLRNDSLSPGFYQVLRQGKEGYVVETFRVKKVDGKAVDRTRISRDTYRAQQRIIASYGGGTSSEPQTREPEKSIVEDGISE